agtgattgaatggttgatgagaagattatattatgaagagcaagaagaatatatatatatatatatatatacagagaatacaaaaagatatttagaaaatctacctaaaggCAGAAAATCTGGTAAAAGATGGGCAGAAATCTGctaacaaaccagtaaacaaatcaaaaactaaatcaaataaaaaactaaatcaaatcctAACTTAGGAGATTTAATCAAATACTAAAtgacagcaatctaaacaaacgCGTGATCTTTAACACTTCTCCTTGTTTAGATGCTGTGAACTCCAAGTTTTTTTCCGAACACCCAtcttaaaaaactaaatcaaatcctAACTTAGGAGATTTAATCAAatactaactgacagcaatctaaacaaacgcgtgatctttaacactccTCCTTGTTTAGATGCTGTGAACAAGTTTTTTTCCGAACACCCATCTTACTCTAATTATCTTTCTGTTTAGAGGTCGATCAACCAACtcttaggtttttttttttctcgatcacCGAAAGCTCCTCCTTTGAcaggtgcatcatcaaccaaaacATCTTGTCGTTCATTTTCCAACTcttcttgtcgttcatcttccGACTCTTCTTTTCGTTCATCTTCCGACGTTCATCTTCTGACTcttcttgtcgttcatcttcaggctcttcttgtcgttcatcttcaggctcttcttgtcgttcatcttcaggctcttcttgtcgttcatcttcaggctcttcttgtcgttcatcttcaggctcttcttgtcgttcatcttcaggctcttcttgtcgttcatcttcaggctcttcttgtcgttcatcttcaggctcttcttgtcgttcatcttcaggctcttcttgtcgttcatcttcaggctcttcttgtcgttcatcttcaggctcttcttgtcgttcatcttcaggctcttcttgtcgttcatcttcaggctcttcttgtcgttcatcttcaggctcttcttgtcgttcatcttcaggctcttcttgtcgttcatcttcaggctcttcttgtcgttcatcttcaggCTCTTCTTGTCATTCATCTTCAGGCTCTTCTTGTCGGCTcttcttgtcgttcatcttcaggctcttctaacatgctaccaaagattaaattgtttggtgcatTAGAAATCTGATTCACCTTCGTCAGttcttctcaatttcattgctcatttccagcaaaatgaacatctcgGCTCACAATAACACGACTAGTGTGTGGTTGAAAAACTCTGTAAGCTTTGGATATAGTGCTATAACCAACAAAGATGTCAGCTTCTGCCTTTTTGTCAAGCTTGTCACGCTTGACCTGTGGAATGTAAGCACACAACAGTGTTTGctgtttttgttgaaattcgagGTTTCTAAAAAGGGATGGGATGAAAGTTGGACTTGCTGCTGGTCGATATTCGGGGAAGAGTCTACCGGACTTATACCGAACACCGCAAGCGTTACAAAGAGTTTTTGATCCCATTGGTCCTGCTCTCCATTGTGGTGTCTTGGTTATCTCACAATGCATACGTTTTCTTACTGATTGTGAAGATGGCGAGCTTTGGTTCCCTGTCCCTGCGTCCAAATGGAGCGAGCGAAAAGgacaatttgattttcttgtttttggtaTTCTGTATTCCCGACGCATTACCGTGCTTCGGCATTTTGATCAAAGGCTGGGACTCGCGAAGTTCTCGGCATCGGACGGGGCCTTCGGGGCAAGCTGCAATTGTTGATCAGGAGTGGCTGTTTCGGTGACGGATGAGGCAGGGGAAATGAGCTGAAttgagctctgataccatgttagatgaacacgactctccacagtggtatgatattgtccactttgagcataagctctcatggctttgctttgggcttcccaaaaggcctcaaaccaatggagagagtattctttgattataaacatgatcattccctaaattagccgatgtgagactttcatcatccaacaccttccctcaaacaaagtacacctccccttaatcgaggctcggctcctttggagtcttagttatttattactatgccttcgaggaggcttgactccttttcttttagagtcctttgttcgacatttgaggatttaccaatctattggcacaaCTAAattttagggcatgactctaatactctgataccaatttgttagtGAAGAGAGTGAgtgagtgattgaatggttgatgagaagattaagCTAAATCAGATCACTAAGtcagataaaaaaaactaagtcagataaaaaaactaattcaGATCAAAAAAACTAAGTCAGATAAGAAAAACTAAGTCAGATCAAAAATTAAGTCAgattaaaactaaatcaaatcaaaatctaaaatcaaatcaaaactaaatcaaatattaactGATTTCTAAATAAACACATGATCTTTAACACATCAATTTCAACAGTGCCTTCAAAGACACTTGGGAGTCTTTGTAGAATGGCGTCCCTGTCCCTTCCCCTTCAACGATACCTTCCAGTCTCCTAAACGGGATTCCAATGAGAGTTTGTTCCAGTCCATAGTTATTTGACCCAACATGGACAACCACTGTACCCCAGGGATCATTTTCCCGCTGCCTACCCCCTCGTACTAGCTTGGGTTCCCACATCGGTCGGAGAGAGGAACTAAGCATTCctgtgtggaaatctctccatGACGATaagtaacgagccaaaacggacaatatccgttagtagtgggcttggactgttacaccCTCCCTCTTATATAAacatttgtttatgttttctcatttcattgaatttgaattttcaatttactagTTCCGGAGTAATTTGCTGCCAAGGATACTGCTTCATACTATCAATTTGATGTTGTTTGCAAGGCACTGGTAATTTTGAGTTGGGATTTTTGAACATTTGAATACTTGTCATCGTTACTGAAACCGCATTAAACTTTCCCTCCACGGCTACCACTTCAATCTATAATCTAAATAGTTGTAGATCCATTCATTTTCGCAGTTCATTTAATTGGTCTTAGTGgcaaactttattttgtaagcTAATGCAATTGTGGCTACTGTTTATATTTTCTGAACTAATGCAATTATGGCCTCTTTAGTATTTTGTGAACTGATGCAACTTGTGCTAACTTTTTGGGTGGTTTGGTTGAAATGGCtgtaggattttttttttacaatttggCTTGGTGTGTGAAGTTTGTGTCTTTTCTACTGCCTGAGCTCCTTGTctgctttttttatttttgtttatttttattatctcatttttaatttaagaccATTGCTgatctttttttgttaaccTAGACATTTGAACTACAATATTATGTTCAAGAGTGGAAAAGAGAACCATGTTGACATTCCGAAACTGATGGTAATGTTATTATGACAGACTTATCTTCAATCTCTAACCATAAGACTTGAGGAGATGAGGGTGAAAAAGCGTGATTCGGAGCAGTGGATGCACCATCGCTTGCTGCCACAGGAGCTTCGGGAGAGAGTCAGGCGTTACGATCAGTACAAGTGGTTGGAGACCCGTGGGGTGGATGAACAGAGTTTGGTTCAAACTTTACCCAAGGATCTTAGGAGAGATATTAAGCGGCATCTTTGTCTTGCTTTAGTAAGAAGGGTAAGGTTATTGCTTtgactctttttctttgtttggttggtttattcgtattattattatttaggcAGGAGTAAATTCTTTCATTATGTACAAATATTTAGCACAACCTCCAAGGGTGGAACTAAATTTCTTTAGAAAAGTTTCAgataggaatcacggatctccacaatggtatgatattgtccactttgagcacaaactctcatgactttgctttggacttcccaaaggcctcatactaatagagaagtattccttacttataaacctacgattattccctaaattattcaatgtgggactccttcccaacaatcttcaacaatcctctcctcgaacgaagtacaccatagagcctcccctgaggtctATGTAGCCcttgaacaacctccccttaatcgaggctcgactcctttctctggagtcctcaaacaaagtacacttttttttcgacacatgagtcacttttgactacaccttcgaagCTAGCAATTCTTTATTcaacacttgaggattctattgatgTGACTAAATTTGGTTccaataccatgttaggaatcacagatctccataatggtatgatattgtcgactttgagcataagctctcgtagcgttgctttggacttttctaaaagacttcataccaatggagatgtatttcttatttataaacccatgattattccttaaattagccaacgtggaaCTCTCTCCCGACAATtcttattattactattaagTCGGTAGTAAACTTTTTACACTAAATATGAATATTCTAACGATATCTACTACAATAGTGCAAATTCAAAGCGTGGTActacatttctttaaaaaCTTCCAAATGTATATAAGTTCATGATAACTGTTGAATTTGTAGGCTTCagtttgtaattattttcatcctAGGATTGTTTTGCCCTCTGTACTCtgttaatattttcatattccCTGATGATTTTTAGGTTCCTCTGTTTGAAAACATGGACGAAAGGCTGCTTGATGCTATTTGTGAGCGGCTGAAACCATGTTTGTTTACGGAGTACACTTACATAGTCCGTGAAGGTGATCCAGTTGATGAGATGCTTTTCATTATACGTGGTCGGCTCGAGAGTGTGACCACGGATGGCGGGCGGAGTGGATTTTTCAACCGTACCTTTTTGAAAGAAGGTGATTTTTGTGGTGAGGAGCTTTTGACCTGGGCTCTAGACCCGAAATCTGGTTCGAATCTTCCAACTTCTACAAGGACTGTAAAGGCTATTACAGAGGTTGAGGCTTTCGCCCTTGTTGCTGAAGAGTTGAAATTTGTGGCCAGTCAGTTCAGGCGCCTTCACAGTAGACAGGTACAACATACCTTCCGATTTTACTCGCAGCAATGGAGGACCTGGGCAGCTTGCTTCATCCAAGCAGCGTGGCGTCGGTATTCCAAGAGAAAGTCTTTAGAACTTCGTCAAAAGGAAGAAGTTGCAGCAGAAGAATCTGAGGGAGCTCAAACTACTACAAGCGGAGGATCTTATAGTATTCGTGCAACGTTCTTAGCTTCCAAATTTGCTGCCAATGCTCTCCGTGGCGTTCAGCGATATCGGAACGCGAAAAGCGCTCAGGAATTGATAAAATTGCAGAAGCCTCCAGAGCCAGATTTTACCGCTGATGATGCGGATTGATTTGTTGTGTAATGTGACAAAAACTGAATGCATTATTATGTGCCTCctagtttttattttgaaactgATTAGATGGGCTAAACTTAATGTATTGTAGATGTGATTGTAGCTTGTAACTTGTAAAAAAGGTTACTGAAATCAATCCTCAATCTGTATTTTGTGCTTATATTTCTCAGGCTTTCTACATACAGGTTGGAAGCTAATAGGCAGACGAATTTGATTAGAGAATCCGTTCGGTGTTTGTTTTGTGGTTGACTGACACTAGACGGATGTAACTCCAAAGCCTGTATATCTTTCTTAGTGAGTTAGACGATGCACTGTCCTTCTTGGTTGCATCATACACTTGTCTTGTCTCAACCCACATTCGTCCACCTTATATGTCGCACATGAAAATAGCAAACTACTCTCTTCTTAATATGGTTGAcattttattccaaaatttCTAGTTGTCTTGTTTTTCAATAGAACTTTTGCGTCATTGTCAAACGATTAacaatttttctctctataaCGAACAATGTCTCTCTATGTACCATAAAAACACAGCTTCTACTAGAAAATATATCAAGTGAATTCACCCTTCAGTCATCGTGGCGTTCAATGTCTATAACTTCTCTAAGCCCCATTTCTCATAATTTAATTGCTAAAAAACCGAAGAGCATTTATAAAACCACAGACGCTGCTGCTCACAGCTTTTATTCAGATTGATCTCACAGTGCTGACAACCCATGAAAGCTCCTAGCATCCACAGTAGAGCCTAGCATCCACAGTAGAGCCATGGATCTGATGTCTCTCGTCGTCTACCCTTCGATCGTCAACCGCTTAAGAAGCATTCTTCTGAATCCACTCGACTAATGTGGCAACGCCGAACCCTGTTGCAGTGCGCTTTTTGTCACTGAAGACAGGGCCTGCCATGTCAATGTGCATCCATTGGACCTTCTCATCAACAAACTACAGAAACATGATTCCAAATATGAGTCTTCTAAAGCGTAGAACTAATTTAGAGGATAATCTCATCTTCAGAGGCATGGTAGATTTCTAGAGCTAGTCAAGTCAATCAATGCTGAATGAAAGCACAAAGAGATGATCAAACTACTCCCTTTCAGGAAGTTCAATAAGAAGATGATATCCACCTGTTTCAGAAACAGAGCAGCTGTAATGGCACCACCCGGACGACCACCGGTGTTGACCATATCAGCCACACTCGACTTCATCGACTCCCAATAACTATCCTCCAATGGCATCCTCCAAAGTTTCTCACCACTCGTTTCTGAAGCAGCCAATACCTCTTTTGCCAAGTCATCACTAGGTGTAAAGACACCTGGAAACGAAAGGGAACTCGATATGATAGACATACACTTTATTTCACGCAAACCACATGTTTATTTGCATCATTGAgtaaacaacaacaaccaacCTTTTGAAGAAGTGAGTAAAATTTTATCTATGGTGGCGATATTGTATCCGAAATCAAACCGATATTAATACTTTTTCCAGAGTAATACTCAGGTATGATATTATACAATCCTGTTAGATCCTTATATAACTGAAGTAAATTCTTGTTTCAACCCAAGGGGAGCGCACGTAATGCTTCGGTTGACAGTTTGACTCTTTATTTTCTGAAGAATTTTGAAACTATCaatttcatttacttttgtAGTCTCCAATTATAAAGCCAGGTGTTTGAGAGAGGAAGGAAAACGAAAAGGTTCGATATCGGAAGTATCTCTAACCATTCAACATTTCTAGAACTCTTGGTTAGAGGTAATCCCTTTTCTAGAACTTTTGTCTAGAACTTTTGTCTATAGGAACTGGACAATCCTATTTGGTCAAATACATGGCGACAAACTCCTATCTTCCTTTCATCAACAAGTTCCATTTTCTACTTTCTACTTTCTACTTCCTTTCATCAACAAGTTCCATTTTCTACTTTCTACTTTCTACTTTGTCTTTGATGACCGGAGTTTTTAACAACTCACAAGAAAACCTATTTGTCATATTCTTCTTTACAGATCGACTATAAAGCAAATGATGCTCGGTCGGTTACCATACCTGCAATTGAAGGCCCGAGAGCAACTATGCAAGCACCAGTTAGAGTAGCCAAGTCAATTACCTGCAAAGAAATTTAATGTTGCAtaagaaaagaacaatatccaGAACTATTAGTTATGACATATCTGGTTACTGCGTAATGCCATAAAAATGAACACAATTTATCCAACTTACACAATATTAGGCAACTTATAAATGATCATGCACGTGTTTTAACTTGCTAAAGCTAGATATTATATGTTAGGATTAGAAGGAACGAGTTCAAGCATCATAGCTACCAACTTAGGATTTAATATCCGATAGGTTCTAAACATGTAAATGACGTAAGGCCAGACAGGCCTGTGAGTTGTCCCATGAGATTAGTCGAGGCGTGCAAGAGCTGGTCTTGACACTcattgatattaaattaaaatacgaTAGACTACATGGAAAAGGGCGGATtcattattaactatttttagaACTACAGGTATCCGAGGTTcaatagatttatttttttaattagatattGAATAAATCCGCAATATCGACGTTCAATCCAAATTAATCAATCatctaatattaatttatgaatatatataccTTGTCAACGCCCTGTTTACAAGTATAATCCAAAGCATCAGCGAGCGTAAGCCTGCCTTCAGCATCAGTGTTATTAACCTGAAAACTGGCCAAAATGAAGGTAAATAAAAGGATGATGTATACTATGATTTGTAAGAAGGGGGAGAATAGATCATCAGAAAGCAGGTATCCAGAAAAAGTATAAAGATCATCAATATTCAAAAGCATGCAGGTCCAATTCCAGTCTTTTTCAGCTACATTGAACTGCCATTAAATGCTCGATTTTACATCTCATGTCATCACGATCGAGTATGTGCTTATCGTGGGTAGCATTAGTATCACTCTTATTGTTAcagttacaattatttttatcagtGAGTTCCATTTTTAGAAGGTAGGCAGAATATTGTGGTTTCGGTAAGAACTTTCCATACTGTTACAATCAAATCTTAAACTGTTTCTTATCCATCCACTCCGAATCAATATAACAGCGAAATTCGGCTCAGCCACACAGTCTGTGTCATCTAAATGACAAACAATTTGGGTCCAAACCGAAcacaaacataaacaattaCAATGATTTTAGCCCGAAGATACTTTTTATGGTTCATTCGAACAAAGAAGATATACCTCTATCGTCTTTCCATTTGAAGCAGTGATAATATCTCCAGGTCTCATGCCAGTTCCACTTATCATGTTCTCACAGGCAGCGATGACAAAATGAACCTGTTTGattacaagaaaaaaggaatACAAGCTCGTAAAACTTATAAGTACGTTTAAGATCCTAACGATATTAAAGTGGTGAACAGCTCAAATGTTTTACCTCCACTCCAAGAGGCTTGATTTGGCCGATGGCTTTTGCTGCACCAAGAACTGCTGCTGAACCTCCCATgtcaattttcattatatcaaTTGAACACCCAGGTCCAGTTTTAATGTTATAGCCACCACTGATGGAAAGAAAAGACGGAGTGTTAACCAACCATATGTTGACTTAAGGACATAAATAAAACCTTATATGAATTTAAGTTGATTCTATCAGAGTAATAAATACATCCATTTCTAATTTCATTGAGCATTTTCTAAAGAAAGTTCCGATTTTGGTCGACATATAATCACCTGTCGAAGGTTAATCCTTTACCAACCAAACCCAATTTGACCGATACCGGTCCACTGGGAGGTTTGTAACACAAGTGGATAAAATGGGGAGGATTTGTGGAGGCTGCAGCAACACCAAGGTAGGAGCCCATCTTCAATTCTTTGCATTGCTCTTCATTCAAAATGGTTGCAGAAAGAACATCGCTGTAAGTTGATGCAATCTTTGTAGCCTCTGCTGCCAGTGCCCCTAATTTGTGGATGTAATTTAACAAGGTCAATACTGCGCATGCATCGATCATAAAATAAACGCTATGACACGTTACATCAATTTGaaactcaaatattttctttaggGTACACAGACTAAAAAATGTAACTGGCCTTCCGTGCCACTGGAAATTTGAAACACGCAGAGGCATATAATCGACTAGGAGGAGAGTAAGGAATggattttaatagttaaaacgTAAAATCGAGCGAACCTGGGGTGAGTACATTTGCAGGTGAATTGACAAGTTCTCTTCCTAGAAGTATCCCAGAACTGAGATCTTGAGCATATTTCAGCTTTTTATCTACTTCAGCTCCAGATCCAAGACCAATAAATTCCACAGATTTAAGAGCGGACTTTTTGGACTCTGATTTGTATCTATTGTCTTCAAATATCCCAAGTATAGTTCCTGTAATCCATTCAAGCAAAAGAGAGAATTCAGTATCAAATACAACAACAAGCTGCTCTATCCAGAAGATGAGACAAGTACCAGATGCAATGGCTGAGGCAATGTTGGGCTTGGATTCAGAAGAGTGTTCCTGGGAAGAGGCAAGGGATATAGCAACTTCACTTGCTTGAGATGCCTTCGCTGCTGATGCAACGGCCTCACCTAGACCTCGAAAGGCTGCTACATTTGAAGCTGACTGTCCAAGGCCAATCAAACTAACCCTCTTAGTGCCAAGACCAGGATATCTAATAACCGTCGATTGGCCAACCTTTCCGGTGAAGTCTTCCTCAGCAGATACTTCAGCCAACAATCCGCCCAAGCGCGAATCTAGCTTGTTCAAAATCGGATTCTTAAACTTGGAATTTTCATCCTTGTCCACATCTTTCTCTGTCACACCAACTGCAAGCAAATCTCCTTTCCATTCCAAGACATCAATGTCTTTTGCCCCAAAAGATATCTTTGAGACATTTTCACAAACAGGTAACATACAATTAGTACTTCACAACAAACATGAACACCCCAAAACCTCTAAAGaaacagaattaaaaaaaaaaatacaacacCCGATCGTTCAGAGTGTTAGAAAATCGATATCAGTTCCAACGATGAATACCGATCAAACGAACTAATAACAAAACGCAATCCGTAACGCAAATGAACAAACAAAGAGACCGAAGCAAATCCATCATGTAGAATAGATCCTCGTAACCCACATTTCAAAAAGCATCAACACAATCCCAATCGATTCAACCTCAAAAACCCATTAAGAGAAACCAACCACGCAATTCCTAAACTTCAATCC
The nucleotide sequence above comes from Cucurbita pepo subsp. pepo cultivar mu-cu-16 chromosome LG11, ASM280686v2, whole genome shotgun sequence. Encoded proteins:
- the LOC111804726 gene encoding leucine aminopeptidase 1-like; translated protein: MAAIVGALGTTFASSSPSYSFRSSSFVLRKLTHFYHPSYSASLRGSFAFFRFCSRGGKCMAHSLARANLGLTNPAPNEAPQISFGAKDIDVLEWKGDLLAVGVTEKDVDKDENSKFKNPILNKLDSRLGGLLAEVSAEEDFTGKVGQSTVIRYPGLGTKRVSLIGLGQSASNVAAFRGLGEAVASAAKASQASEVAISLASSQEHSSESKPNIASAIASGTILGIFEDNRYKSESKKSALKSVEFIGLGSGAEVDKKLKYAQDLSSGILLGRELVNSPANVLTPGALAAEATKIASTYSDVLSATILNEEQCKELKMGSYLGVAAASTNPPHFIHLCYKPPSGPVSVKLGLVGKGLTFDSGGYNIKTGPGCSIDIMKIDMGGSAAVLGAAKAIGQIKPLGVEVHFVIAACENMISGTGMRPGDIITASNGKTIEVNNTDAEGRLTLADALDYTCKQGVDKVIDLATLTGACIVALGPSIAGVFTPSDDLAKEVLAASETSGEKLWRMPLEDSYWESMKSSVADMVNTGGRPGGAITAALFLKQFVDEKVQWMHIDMAGPVFSDKKRTATGFGVATLVEWIQKNAS